tattttattgtataaatttggtcaaacttgaaaaactttaacTCTTCAAAAATATTAGAATTTCTTATATTccatgatggagggagtatgtcaATATCATTTGTCACCAAGAATAAGTTGGTAACAAACAGATACAAGGAGTTAGCTGCTGGAGACCTGGAAAAGGAGGGAACCGGCCAGCATCGCTCGCTCGTCATTCTTTTCGCGGTCTGGTCACGAAGTGGATGTTGAATTCGGCCGTCGTCGGTTGGAAAAGGAATTCCGCAACAAGGTCGTGGTCCTATCAGTATCAGTGAGCACTCGGCAGGAATAATGACTGCAGTGCGTAGCAAGCGGGACTATAGGCAACGACGACGTACACGTGACAAGGCCACGTCGGTAGGCACGAAGGTCCTGCTGAGTGCTGATGACCGAGCGACCAGGACCACGATAGAACATGCGTGCTGCTCATCAAGTCATCACGATTATTCTTGTCAGTTCCGACGATGCTTGTCAGTTCTTCAACTACCGATCAGACTACCGAGCATATGATTACGTGTGAATGGCTCATTCCAAATGCAAGTTTTCAATACTCGAGTTATTGATTGACCGTATACAGTAGTCTCATGTACTAGCTAGACCGACCGCATTGAGTCCACGAGCTTGACTCCTTTGCATTGGTTGGCTTTGTCACAGTCAGCAGGCAGGGGGCGAGCCAGAGCAGTCAACACAAACATGCGTGGGCGCAGCAGCGCAGACGAGACCGACCCTATCTCGATTGACCAGCTGGCTGGCGAGTGATGAGTTTGGGTGAGTTCTTGTCCGATCCCGGCCCTCTCCTTTTCCCTTGAACTGGGGTGGGGTCTCGGTTCGGCAGATGCTATCTCGTCGGCTTAATGCTGTGTTTAGTGTCATCTTCTGTAAGACTTTGGATGTAGACATTTACTCGTTGATGTTTAAGGGCGGAACAATTCCTTAATTCAAAAATCTCGCCGGCCTGCTTAACATTACGTGGATAGCCCGATCGAGACGGGGACAGGCTACCACACGAAGGTCGGCGCACACAATGCAGGACCGAAGGACGCGGTTGCTTCCTGCACTGCCGCTAACAGTAGCGCCGGCTGCTCCGTCGCGCCAACGTTGACGACGTGGAGCAGACGATCGAGGAGgcatcgtcctcctcctcgtccaggAATATACCATTCGGCCGGTACTCTATTCCATTAGCGTGTCCTACACATTAGATTATTAATCCCAACGCATTGCAGTTGCAGATCAGAACAAAGGttacaggcggcggcggcagcagcagcagctccaagCGCTGACCTTACCAAGCAGCACCTTCCCTAATCCCTATGCTACAAGTGGATCAACCTCGGAAAACGTGCATCCACCAAGGCCGATGAGAGGGGGACTGACTGGGGTGGGTTCCAGCCAAGGGCTGGATGGATGGATCAAGCGAAGAGAGGATCAATGACTAGGCCAACACCGTATATTCCCGGCATCCAGCTGTGCAGGAAGAAACCTCGCCGTGCAGTTGACTGGCAACAAAACAAATATAGGCCAATAGCAATCCCAGCAGGAAACTTCTCCGAAAATTCTATGCCTTCAATTGTCAGTTTGTCACAGCCAAACCGTCCTTCCTTGCACTGTAAAGTGGTGGATCTTCGCCGAAACGAGAGCCTGCACACAACGCTTTGTGGCTTTGTTTATCACTACATCTTAACTGCACAGCCAAAAAGTGGTAGATGCCTTGTGGCAGTACGATGAATCCAACCGCAAGGCTGAGGAGAGCATGGACGAACCCTTGCAGACACACATAGGACAGGACCGGCCTTTAAGTTTTGTTGATTCATTCTTGCCTCCATCTTCTGCTTGATTGTTGCTTTCATTAGCCTCCACCAGCAAGCAACGGTATATAGTTGAATCATCCCTCCAGTCTCCAGACATGACAtagatatataaatatatatataaagagcTTGCTTCTTCCCTGGTGGTAGTTGCTAGCTGGAGTAGAGCATAATAGCAAGCCCTCACTGCACATGGCCGTGGTCAGCACCGGAGGCTCTCCCCATTCCTTCCCCTCGTCACCGTTGCCACCAGTGTCACCGCCTCAGCCTGACGACGGGAGGATGTTCATGCGCGAAGGGAGCAGCCGCTCAACCGGTACGAGCAGCAGCCGGAGCGTCAGCCTCAAAGAAATTGCCGAGGAGGCTGCGGTCGTAGTTGTCGATGATGGCGGTGGGAAGGTTTATGTGGCCGTTGGGAAGGACTTCAAGGACGGCAGGTCCAACCTCAGCGCGGCTCAGAACCTCGGGCTCCTCAGTAGTGATCGCAACGTTAGCCTGCTGCATGTCCACCAGCCTGCAGACAGGATTATGAACGGTAAATAAACCATGCATCAACTTTCATTTGTTTTAATCTTACTTTGTATCTAGCTCTTGTTCTTTTCTAGAGACTAATTCACATTACAAAAACAATAAGGCCCTACTACTATTTTCAACCCCCAGCGTTATGTCACTCAATGTTGCAATCACTTCAGAGAGATAATAAGACATATATACTGTTGGCAAAGCTTACACACTAACACACGTATCTATGAACTTAACAAGATCATTACATGTTTTCTCTGTTAATTGCTCTGCAGGATTATGCAGGGTTCCTGCAAGCCAGCTAGAAGAAAAGGAACTCAAAGCATACAGGAAGATTGAGCAGGAGGAGATGAACACACTTCTGAACCAGTATATGACTTACTGCAGGCTGTATCTGAAGGTCGGTCAATCAGTAGTTCTATTTCTTAGATCATTGTGAAGTTTTATTTCTCAAAGTGTCTACTTTTAGCTCTGGATGCTGGTCAACTTGGGATTATCTCCAGGGGAAAAGAACAAAGTTTTAGCTTACCATGTATTTATGTAAGCctagttaaaaaaaaaacaaatttagtGACATACATGGGAAAAAGAATTTAAATCAACCAGTAATAAAAAATGCACTAAGCCGacctttcttttttatttttaccttTTTCCTTTCTGACAAACCAGGAGGGGTTTGTATTACCATTATATGTCATCTAACTAAAACATTAACTTTACAGGTGCAAGCAGAAACACTGGTCATGGAGAAGAACAATGTCGCAAATGGCATCGTAGAGCTAATTAATCAGCATAACATCACAAAGCTTGTCATGGGAACGTCATCCTTCTCAACGTATGCAGAGATGCAATTATTCATATATTACAATGAGGTTTCATCATAAATCATACATAATTTATTCCTAAATTGCACGGattatagaaataaatgcatCAACTTTATTTTATTGGAATATGAGGGCACCATCTGAGTTGTGCAGCTTTTATGTTTATAATTTGTTAATAGCTGCATCTTTCGCTTTTCCATGTTAATAAGCAGTGTCAACAGCTTTTTTTTATATAGGAAAGGCAATATGATTGATAAAGGATAACCAGCAAAATGACACTTCTTGCTAAAACAAAGCATCCGCAATAAAATCCAGTGTTTTTGTTTCTTGCATACTATTTACATGGTACATGGCAATCACAAGGTAGCATTGAACTTCTGATAAGCAAAACATGATTTATTAGCATTGAACTTTTGTTTTTGTTCAAATTAGAGGTCAGCTCTTGCATTTAATGAAGAATTCTAAGTTCTTTATGCTGACCATTAATTTCCATGAACAGGAAGAGGAAAGTACTCAAGTCAAAAGTTGCAACCATTGTGCATCAACAGGCCAAACCTTATTGCCAGATATTCTTCATTTCTAAAGGGTCTCTTGCTTGCACTAGGTATGAACCCTTCATGTGTCCGTGCAGCATGAAGCCAATTATATAGCAATCTCAACTCAAGCAACAACCCACCATTATTTTTTGGGCAAATTGGTAAAACAATATTGTTGTGGTTCATCATCATTTTCAGGGATGGCAATCTTGATTCAATAAAAGCTGATTCACCAAGAAGCAGTTCTGCAAGCACTCTGTCAGATGAACCTGAATTACCTGCAAGATCAGTGTCACTGCCACCAGGGCATCCTGGTTACATGGGCTCTCCTGATCTACCGTTCCTTCCTCGACGGTCAAATTCAGTTAGTTACCCCTCGCCAGTATTGATAGCAAACAATGTGGAGAGGATGTTGCATACAGCGCAGCACTCAATACATGTGCAACCAAGAAACTTCTCTCCGAACTCCAGCCACCCAAACAATGAAGGGTCCTCCTCATCAAGTCTAAAGGATTCGGACAGTATGGATGGATCACCATTACCGGCTTCAATAGTCAGCTCTGAAGAGCAACAAATGACCACGGTAAGTCGGTAAGTCAAATCAGACCAAGTAATCTTTCTAGTGCTAAGCTCAAACCAACTGCTATGCCTGCGCATTAAAAAAAGTTAAGTACAAGGTACCCTGGTGCTGCAATGGATCTCCAATACATAAGTACTGTGTGTCATAAACTCTACCAGATGATATATAGATAATTATTCTTAAATGGAGAAATTGCATGTAAAACTTCTAGGTAATCATCAAGCCATAGAGATATTTCATATATCTAGATATATGACTGTAACTGTGGACGGTTGATGAATCCTCTACGGAGGATCTTGCATGACACATGTACAGGCATAGACTAGCAGTAACAAGATGTATGCATCACTAAAGTACCCAAATCACCAACATGATATTAATGGTGTTAAACCAAAAGACAATAGCTCTGGGGCATCACCACGGGCATAAACTAGTTCTAGTTTCAACTGCCTTTTCTCTGTATTGATCTAGGAACAAAGCTTCTTGAAGTTTTGGGTATGCTAATAGTCATGAAGTGTTAACGTGTACATGGTTGTAACTCTGAATTTACATGTGGGAGAACTCTCTTATTATGATTATTGGTGTTATCTGGTGCCAGAAAACTCGCTTTTGTTGAGAACTTAGAATGTGTTGTTTTGCTCTATCATACATTTGCATGGAAGATTTGATTTATCAGTAAAGATTTTTGCTTTTGCAAAATAGTACTTAAGGTAGTTGGATAATGCCCTCATATTTATTGAACTCAAAGCAGATCGTAATCTTTTATAGGTGGAAACTGGCATGCAAAATGAAGTGTTTGAGCAGCTGCAGCAAGTCCGCAATGAGCTGGAACACTCAAGAAAGGAAGCATCTGAGGGCCGGCAGAAAGCTGAAAGGGATCTGTTTGAAGCATCCAGGATGGTATGACCTTTGTTTTTGCTaaaatttcttttgttttttgttttcttgcttAATCATACTGTTCTATGCTCACCTTTATCTCTGAATGAAagcaatctttttttttaaaaaaacaaaagatcCAAGTGTTAGCAAGCTTTATGAGCATTTTTTCTTAAATGGTCAATTGATCTTTCATGAATTAAAACAATTTATGTGCAGTTCAAAGCAAGGGAAAATTcactcctcaaagaaaaaaggGAGGTAGAGGAAAGATTGGCCAAAGAAAAAGCagttcttgaaaaaaaaaactttcagaTATTCAATGATCTGCAGAAGGCAAATGAGCAAAGGGCAGAAATGGAGAATAAGCTTCTCCAGACCAACTCTCTGTTGGAACAGCTCCAGCAGCTGCAAGGAGAGCTGCAGCGTGAGAAAGAAGATGCTCTAAGAGAAGCTGAAGAGATGAGCAAACTATACGGCAACAGCAATGTTATCTCGGCTGGTCAAGTTTCCTTGTCACAGTTTAGCTACAGTGAGATTCAAGAAGCTACCAACAACTTTGATGAATCTAGGGAGATTGGGCGTGGTGGATGTGCAAGTGTCTACAAGGGTTTTCTCCGTCATACAACAGTGGCCATAAAGAAGTTCAACCGAGAAGGCATTGTAGGAGAGAAAGAGTTCAACGATGAGGTAATTTTTAGCAACTTCAAATGTAAGCTTATTTGCATGGGACAAAACATGTATCTAAACCtgtgatttttgaaaataatACAGGTGGAAATTCTATGTAGGATGAGACATCCAAACCTTGTCACTCTCATAGGAGTGTGCAGAGATCCGAAAGTGCTGGTTTATGAATTCTTGCCAAACGGAAGCCTAGAGGACCGCCTCCAGTGCAAGGACCACACCGAGCCACTCCTATGGCGAATGCGCATCAGAATTGCAGCTGATATCTGCACAGCACTTATCTTCCTCCACTCCAACAAACCAAAAAGCATTGCCCATGGTGATCTGAAGCCTGACAACGTCCTCCTTGACGCTAACTTTGTAGGCAAGCTGGGGGACTTTGGTATTTCTCGTTCCTTAAATCTGACAAACACCACTGTCACCCCTTACCACAGAACAGACCAAATAAAAGGCACGCTTGGATACATGGATCCAGGGTACATTTCTTCAGGGGAGCTCACAGCACAGTATGATGTCTACTCTTTCGGAGTTGTACTGCTCCGTTTGCTAACTGGCAAGAGCCCCCTAGGCCTTCAGAGTGAGGTAGAGGCAGCCTTGAACAGTGGAGTCTTGCATGAAATACTTGACACCTCAGCAGGGAACTGGCCTCCTGGGTTCGCTGAAGAGTTGGCAAGCCTAGCTCTGAAATGTTGTCGGTATGAGAGAAAGGAGCGCCCTGATCTTGCAAAAGAAGCATGGGGTGCCTTGCAAGCTATGATGAATGAACCAACACCCTCTTCATCACTTCCTCCGGAGGCACCATCATATTTCATCTGCCCAATGACACAGGTCTGTTAGCAATTGTTGAAGTTGACTCTATGTTACTTGCCTAAAAAGGTCTCTAGTATTCGGCATTAGTAGAGTAGATGGAAAATAAATCTCCATCTTGCTAGCAAATCTGAGAAACAAAGCAACTGAATAATGTAATGTCTCTTGGGACACAAACAATTACTGTGTTTATCATAGTTTAATCACATACAACTCTTACAATTCAGCCACCGCATGAAGGCTCTATTTCCTTTCGAGTAGGTGGTCTGCATCATAGTCACATCCACCTGCATTTGTGCTGTACTTTTGGTTCTAACTAATATAACATTGCATAATTGCATTGTTTCAGGAGATCATGCGAGATCCACATATTGCTTCTGATGGATTCACATATGAAGGTGAAGCTATAAAAGATTGGATCCAAAGGGGGCATAAAATGTCCCCCGTGACATACCTTAATTTTGCACACCATCAGTTAATTCCTAACAATGCCCTTCGCTTCGCTATACAAGaatggcaaaaaaaaacagcagcaaTAAATTTGAGTTTTTGACCCTACATTTGGTTTGTACTGTATGTCATGTTTCTGAAGTAAGCCAAGTGGTTTTAAAGTGTGAATGCATTCTAGGAAACTTAAGCAGTCAATATTTTCTCAATTTTTGGAGCTGGGCATAAAGCTTCATGTACATTCCCCTGTGAGGGCTCACATATTTGGGATGAATTGATACATAACATAATGTAATATATTAGCAAGGAGATGCAATGTTGGAACTACCAGTAGATGTGTGTGCCCATTTCTCTCCATATTTGCAAAGTTATGAGTTTACTCACAGCAAATGGCCAATTGGATGAATCGAAAGTTTTGGAGGTTAAGTGGGGTAACTGAATACCCACCACCATGGAGATTGCTGATCATGTTACTACTTGAGAAATTAACTATGAGAAATGTGATTTTGTAGCTAGAAATGCTGTCGTTATTCGATACGCCATATTCGTGCATTGAAGCTGGTATACCAAAGGGGCTTCGGCTGATTGTGTGCACTGAGAAACAAGTTGGTTTTCACGAATCAGGAACAGGGATTATTGAGCGTGATTTCCCTCCCCATGGCTTGCTGGCTAGATTAGAGAGCAGAGGATGTGAGAAACAGTATAAGATTGTGCCATGGAGTTTCGGCACGGAATCAAGTCTACACAAAAGTTACAAGCAGCGTACCGTCGAATACCTGGCGTGGGCGCGTCTTGTCACTCCCCGGCGTGGGCGCCGCCGAGGTGGACGCCCCGCCGCGTCAGATGGAGCGGTGCAAGCCGCGGAGCTCCGCCCTTGTGAAGTAGTAGCCATTCGTGCCTCGGAGAGGGAGGGGCCATGCGGGGTGGGCATTGGGGGAGGGAAGCAGGCGGTGACATCCATTGTTTTTTTGACCGTTGGGACaagatggattgcggatcttCGGTtacaaatttattaagactcAGCGGGCCCCAGCTGACAGCTGGGACCGGCTCCTTCCGATCTGCCGTAGCGCCCATGGATCCGTTGCAGAAGCGCGCGTGATCCTTCTGCTCCACGAACTCGCCGCCGGAGTTCGAAGAGAGGGGTTGCTAGGGTTTCTATGATCCCGGGATTAGAAAGGGAAGGGAGGGGTGGTGAGGTCCGGCGACGGTGGCGGGttgagggggcggcgcggcgaggcggcgagagCCACCGGCCGTCGGTGGTGGGCAAGACACCGGTGGGTCAGACACCGGGCTGGGAGCGCGAGAAGCCgttggaggtggcggcggcggaggtgagcTGCTCGTGGGCCGCAGGTGGGCCTTCTGCGTGCGACGCACTCGCTCGCAGTCGCACCGCCAGCCAGTCAGCCACCAACACGGCAACAATGAAATCAAGTTGTCAACATTTTTAGCGGCAAACttatgaagctaatcttgatgaTAACAATTTTGCGAAGCCTAAAGTTTGCCATGGCAAAAATCCAAATTTCTCGTTCCTTTGTTGCAAGCTGTACAGATTTCCTACTAGATCGGTCGATCAATGTTGATCCACATACGAGACATTCTATACTTTTGTTCACTATGATTTGCAATACATTTTTGCGGACGCTGGTTTCCAAATTGATTTAATCTTGATTAGAAAGTTGATATTTTGCTTTAAGGACTAGATGTTGGTAGCCTCACCATTCCATGCAAGAGGTGAGTCCACCATGTCGTTGTATCGCGGTAACCAAACACACTGAgctttcatcttttttttttagttaATTAACTAGCCGTACATCCATGCAAACCGAACACTTTCGCCCCCTGGCTGGATTGAACCAATTATCAAAACATGAGGGCCTTGCACGCATCGTACCTGCCCAGCGGGGGCATGGCTCTCTAGTGCGAGCTACTGGAAAAGCAACCAATCACGTCTTTTTCCTTATCAGACCCTCGACAATGCGCTGGTGATGCTCGGAAAAATGAGCCCCACAGTGAGTAAATGAGCTCGGGAGCTATAAGAGCCACGGCGTGTAAAAATACACGCATCGAAGCTACTCTATCCTTTCACGTTTAGGCCAATCTCAATCTCAGTGAGAATATTATAGAAGTGTCATaaatattaaatttattaatatgtACAAATAGTATGGGAAGAAAGaagagaggagtgtcatgaaatgtgagagaagtgtcatcaccatgacactacACTGACATAGTTTTCAAGTTTGCAGTCTTaataactgtgtcgatgacactcccactgagactggccttacaAGTCATGATGAAATATggcacggtcttctaaacaacactttgaccatgaatgtattatatattatatcacttatgattaaaacttataatcattgtaaactatatttgattacgaatctaatcatataaaatttatttacattataaaaataaaaaattaatagttAAAGATgggaaggtttgaatcttgatatacgtgtgtGCCTTATAAATGTGGAAAGAGTGAGTATCTAAATAGCTGGATCCGAATGAAgaaataaaatattattactATTTGCTCCAATCCGTTTCATTCGCAAGAACTGTCTCTTTTCTGCATCTCTTCCTTTATGAGCACCAGGAAAATCCCCTGATCTCTCTCGTCTAAAAAAATTGAACTCTCTTCTCTTGGATCTTGCTTCCCTATTGGTTCAATTGCAAGGACTTGGCAGCAACGGAACGAGGTATTTCCCGCTAGGCGACGGGGAGAAGAGGGAGGCTCCCTCGTGCCGCCGCCTCCAATCCTTGTCACCTCCCATCCCTCCCTCGCCATTGCCCGAGTGGGCCTCCGGAAGCCCGTGGCCGGCGAGGAAGGCGAAGGCGAAGCGAATCGGCTGTTGGGGGCTCGAGCGATGGGGCGGGACGGTGGGTGGAACCCATGGCCAGGTTGAACGCTAGTATAGCGGCGGCGTGGATCCGATCCGGTCGTGGGCAGATCCGGCCTTCCGACCATCGGATCTGCAGACAGGGTGCCTCCCCCATGGCCAGTTGCACCAGCGTCAGGcatggcggcggctcgccggttCCAACGCCCCTGGGTCGGATTTTTGGGGTGCCAAGGTGGGAGCGGTGTTCTCACCCGAGGTGGAGGCTAGTGTCACCTCGGCGACGCGCCAACGGCAACTAGCGTCCAGATCCGGCGGGCCCCAGATTTGGCGCAGTCGGGGCACTCGAGATGTTAGGCTGTCTACACTGGTATACTGGACAGCGTACTCAAGTAACATTTAGAGGAAGGAGGCGCTGCACCGGGGCACGCTACTATGCCTGGTAAAGCAGCGGACGCGAGCCGTCTCCGCCATTCTGAGCGGAGTAGAGGACTCCCGCTATCGCCGTTGTGGGGCCCGCgccatggcctcggcgccatccCAAACAGCTCGCcccgacgccaccgccgcctcgccatggccgaCGCCAGACCCAACGGCtcgtcccccgccgccgcctcgccatggccgccacgcGCAAagcctgcctccgcctcgccgtggccgccgcacGCGGCACCTCCActtcgccattgccgccgcctgcgcggagctccgcctccgccgtggTCGTGCGTGCCTCCGCTGTGGCTGTGCGGGGTTCGCATCCCTCGCGGGGCTCGCGTGGGAGCCGGGGATGCGCTGCGCCGGCCGACCCGGGGATGCGCCGCGCCGGATTTGGGGAAGAAGgcctgtagggtcgagatgacggactagaggggggtgaatagtcttttctaaaactaattacgccggctaaccgaaacttatgcggaattgaaactattctcTTAGTCAAGAcatcacccctctaactatgactctaaggcacctccaaaaagatcctacataaagcaaatggagtgccaagctagcaagagctctcctaacaattctaatgccaagccacacaagactaagtactagtacttcacaaatcgggggagctcctacacaattctaatgagcaaaagcacaaagccaaacctaaactcactagatgctcaaggaaaaggatacacaatccaaacccaagagctcaactttcttagctacacaatctaagcaagagcaactaattaagctacacaagctaactagttacactaggacctctacttctagctacacaagcaaaaagataattagcaagctacacaagctaactaatcactagagagcaattacacaagcacaagatatatatataaatgtaaatacaaggcttgtgatttggagaatgcaaaccaccgagaagaatagacaaaattgacatagtgatttttatcccgaggttcacttggttgccaccaagctaatccccgttgagacaagatCCGAGGTTGCCgtcgatcctcttgctagtggtgactctcaagtcacactctcccacgtggagtgctcacaccgagctctagcacatgatccggccggaccacttgttgctcttcacgtctcgctcaactagagttgctcttcgtgGCTCCCACGGgggagcacaatacccctcacaatctcttctccggagcaccgcacaatcttttTGCGGACTTCAACGGAGTCTCTTGCCACCAaaccgtctaggaggtggcaacctccaagagtaacaagcacaccggcttgcaacacgatcacctagtgccactcgatgcaatctctcaaagcaatcgccctagaatcgctctctcactcgatcggatgattactatcgaGTTAGAGTGAGttgagggctctcaagcactatcatacaaggacaccaagtccccaaagtgctcagcaacctcaaatggccggccacaccctctatttatagagggaggccccaaactagccgttaactcaaaacccgtgaaaacagagttttcgcgaactgtccgcctcacaaaaaccggactgtccgccattcaaacccGATGGCTAgatctgcaatgattatgtgtcagagttgaccgttagagccct
This portion of the Panicum virgatum strain AP13 chromosome 2N, P.virgatum_v5, whole genome shotgun sequence genome encodes:
- the LOC120660024 gene encoding U-box domain-containing protein 33-like: MAVVSTGGSPHSFPSSPLPPVSPPQPDDGRMFMREGSSRSTGTSSSRSVSLKEIAEEAAVVVVDDGGGKVYVAVGKDFKDGRSNLSAAQNLGLLSSDRNVSLLHVHQPADRIMNGLCRVPASQLEEKELKAYRKIEQEEMNTLLNQYMTYCRLYLKVQAETLVMEKNNVANGIVELINQHNITKLVMGTSSFSTKRKVLKSKVATIVHQQAKPYCQIFFISKGSLACTRDGNLDSIKADSPRSSSASTLSDEPELPARSVSLPPGHPGYMGSPDLPFLPRRSNSVSYPSPVLIANNVERMLHTAQHSIHVQPRNFSPNSSHPNNEGSSSSSLKDSDSMDGSPLPASIVSSEEQQMTTVETGMQNEVFEQLQQVRNELEHSRKEASEGRQKAERDLFEASRMFKARENSLLKEKREVEERLAKEKAVLEKKNFQIFNDLQKANEQRAEMENKLLQTNSLLEQLQQLQGELQREKEDALREAEEMSKLYGNSNVISAGQVSLSQFSYSEIQEATNNFDESREIGRGGCASVYKGFLRHTTVAIKKFNREGIVGEKEFNDEVEILCRMRHPNLVTLIGVCRDPKVLVYEFLPNGSLEDRLQCKDHTEPLLWRMRIRIAADICTALIFLHSNKPKSIAHGDLKPDNVLLDANFVGKLGDFGISRSLNLTNTTVTPYHRTDQIKGTLGYMDPGYISSGELTAQYDVYSFGVVLLRLLTGKSPLGLQSEVEAALNSGVLHEILDTSAGNWPPGFAEELASLALKCCRYERKERPDLAKEAWGALQAMMNEPTPSSSLPPEAPSYFICPMTQEIMRDPHIASDGFTYEGEAIKDWIQRGHKMSPVTYLNFAHHQLIPNNALRFAIQEWQKKTAAINLSF